CAGAAATATGGCACCGAAGTTAGACAGCAAACACTGTGCATTATGGCAGAGGGGCTCTCAGGTGCAACCCCATCTCCTCCCGGCCATGCTTCTCCAGAGCAAAGCAAGATGgagcaggaaaaacagcagtCACAGACATCACACAATTTAACATGCTTTGAGAGCTGCACGTTTTCTGCTGTTGTCATCACCCCGTTAGAGTAATTCCTTTTGCGGACAGAGCAGGCCTCACGCCTCTCTTCACCTTTCAGCCTCAGGCTCACCACCTCCATCTTGCTTCACTCCCTAAACCCCTCACCTCCTACTTCTCTCTGCCTTCATAGAGCTACAACTCCTTATCAGCCTCTCCCACCCAGGCTCCCAGCAGACTGCAGATAAGGCCAAGAGCTTatcttccctccccaccttccTCATCGGCATACTTCAGTACCGGGGAGTCAGATTTCCGGGaaacaagaaagcagaacacttgtttttttgaaaacacaCTTTAATATCCCATTATTTAAATCTGTGGATCTTCTAGCGCACTTGCAAGAGCAAAGTGACGACAAGCCCCGGCTACTCCAAGACAGCCATCTTCTCCACGAGACCGCCGGAGCCGTCCGGCCGAGCCACGCCGCAGCCCGGCGCCggcgcccgcccccgccccctgccagccccgccTGCCCTCGCCGAGGCGCCGCGCGGGCCGCCCTTACCTCACGGCATCGCTCGAGGGGCCCAGCCCCGCGGCTCCCGGCCGTTacgcccccgccgcgccccgaCACTCTGCGGGGCTCGGCCTCGGCCTCACACGCCGAACCCCGAGAAGGAGTCCCCCAGAaaggcggcggcggagggggcagcggcggcgggcccGCCCAGCTCCCGCCGACAGCCGTTACgaccgcccgccgccgccccgaaCCCGCCCCACACTGAGGTGAGGGAAGGGACGGGGCAGGACACGCCCCCTCGCGGTCCCGCCCCGCCCAGAGCAGCGCGGCCGCAGGAGGCCAGCAGCCTAGAGCGGCCCCGCTTCCGCGCGCCGGGGGAGCCGCGCTGCACCCCAGCCGCGTCCGCTCGGCGGCTCAGGGGAGGGAAAGGTGGAGAAAGCCGCTGCGCATGCCGGGAGGAGCGCGGTTGCTAGGGGGACGGGACGTGGGTGGGCAGCGCGTCCCGGCAGCGGTAGTCCCCGCGGGGCGGAGCTGCGGCGCGGAAGGGGAGCGGCCCCGGCTGAGCCCCGCCCCTCCCGCGGGGCAGACACACGCCCACCCTCCCGGCTGCTGCCCGCAGGTGCAACACCCACACCGGCGCGGCGCATGCGCGCTGGGCGCCGGCCGCCGCAGGGACGCGCCCGCCACCCCGGCCAATGAACGCGTCGGGGAGCTCTGCGTGCGCGCGCGCGCACGCGGCagccggccccgccccgccctggCTCTCGCGAGACGTCGGCGGGGCGCGGCCGGTGGGCgaggcgggcggggcggggagcggcgcggcggaGGGGGTGAGTGGCGGTTGTGTGTCGGGGCTTCGGCCGCTTGCGGTGGGGGCCGGCACCGTGGCCGGGGGAGGGTGAGGCTTTCCCTGGAGAGCTCGTCAGGCGCTGGGTGGGTGGGCATGCGGGCGGGCGACCGTTGTTTAACGGCCCCGCGGAGGCGCGCGGCGCCTGCGCGATGCCCCGCCGTGTGCCGGCCCCGCAGCCGGCGGCGGCCCTCGGCCCCGCTGCGGGCGGTCTCCGGCGGGCGGTGTCGGCCGGGCCCCCGGCGCCCCTCCCTGGCGGAGCGGGCAGGACCGCGGCCCCGTCAGTGGTGCTGAGTCCCCCGGGAGCGGGCCTTGGGCGCAGGTCCCCTGCTGCGTAGGAAGCGCTTGTTGGCACCCAGGCTTCTGCGGCTTGGGGAGCCGGGAGCCCTCTGGGGAGCTCAGGCTGTGGTGGAGACTGGCTGGCGTTGATTTTCCGTTTTGCTTCGTGTTTGCTTGGAGGACAAGCCTCCCTTCGCCCCAGCTGAGCAGGGTTCCCTCCCTGTCCTGAAGACCTAGTGGCCTCTGATCTGCGCTAGCAAGGTTCttatttcttctggaaatacaAGAAAGGGGGATAGAAAACACTAACGGAGGGACTTTGTAGTTAACAGCTTCGGGGAGAGGGGCTCAAGGTGCTGCAGGTCAGAGCAAGTGTGGCTGTGACACATGTGGAGTGTGGCAGCAGGCTTAGCACTGCCGATGTTGCATTACACTTGGAGTGCTGCTGTGATGTTGGTACTTTGCCCATTGCtacttaaaatgctttcttgcCTCTGTACGCAAGGTGTTCACAAAGCCAATGGCACTGGTAGTTTGGCTATTTTGAAGTACAGCCAAGAGTACTCTGGAACCCAAATTCAGCACATCAAATCCGTGGCCTGCAGGTTGAGCATCTGATTAGGGTGACTGTGCACCATCCCCATTTCAAAACTGTTACTTGTTACAGTGACAGTTTTTTGTAGTGTAAGTTTATTGGGGACCACAATCAATTATGTTGCCCCAGCTCTTCATGCACCCCAGTCTTAGTATTTTGTGCCTTTTGAAGTTTTTGGGCAGGGAGaactttacagaaaattattttagctgtaTTTCTTCACACAGCAATTAGGTAgtggttgttggggttttttaaatccttttgctGGCTGCCATAGGGTGGTGTTTGCTATAGCAATTTTCTTGTACTAATTGAAGCAGTGTATTGGCCTAAAGCATTTGCTGTTGCGTGCCTTGTCTGTCTTTTAGttgaggagagaggagtggtaattcagatttaaatatgttaatatGCATCAGGTACTTAAAGTAATTGCATTTAAACTACTCGCAGAAACTTATATACTGAGCATTGCTTAGACTTATTCTGAGACATCTTACATCTCAcacctcctgccagcagcttgGAGCTTTCCAATTGCATCTTCTagtttcagaatatttattaaagGTACATGGATCTGGCTCAGGATGAGTGTTCCTTTGGAACTGGTGAATTTTACTACTTTATATTGACAAGTAATTTCAGGTTCCTGTGCACTTTCAACAGCTGCCTTTGGGATTGAGAGAACAGGACTTGACTGGTATCTTTGTTGCCATCTGTCTTCACTGTGAAAGTATTTTCCAAAGGGGGTTGCAATATAGAAAAGAACTATCTACTGTTATCTTCAAATAGCATAGCATTTTGTTTCTCTACAGGGTGAACTGCAAGTAAGAGAGGTCATGCTTTTAGTTAAGTGTTTGTATAAATGTTAATTCCATGTATCACTATTTCCACAGCTCTGAAGAGATCACTTTCTAGTTAAAGATGGCTGCTGATACCTCTGTtgaaatacttcaaaaagtTCTGGAGAATGAAATACTTCAGACTACCAAGGTTGTGGAAGAACATCTGgatgctgaaatacagaagcTGGACCAAATGGATGAAGATGAATTGGAATGCCTTAAACAAAGGAGGCTTGAGGCACTAAAAAAGGCCCAGCAACAGAAACAAGTAATTCCTGTAGTAATACAAAGTCTTGATGTGTACAGTGTAACAGACTTTTTGGAAATCCTAGGGAAATTGTATACGTGAACTAAGTGTTTTGAggctgctgttggtttttttttttttttttctcttcttcctcaccttTCTGTActtattaatttgaaattatcCAGGAAAGCGAGTGTCTGTCCATGTGTGCatgctttgtggtttttaacagggggagagaagaagaaCCTCTGTGATTGTTTGCAATAAGGACAGGATAAAGAGTCTCGTACAAAGATTTGAGTGTGTCTGTGTTCACTGAGCGTTGCTATCTGGAAGCATAAGCCTTATAGGCAACCTAATCATAAGCCTTTAGGCTCCTTAAGCTTCTGAATTCTGGAGATTGTTGCTTATAGCGTGTAAGTGATGCATGCTCTTCTCTTAAGGTAGAAGAATGATACAGGGTCTTTCCTTGTTCCTAGGGTGGAATCGTTTGTCCAATTCCTTCTAACCCAATGAAATGTTGTCTTTGTATGACTGCTCATTTCTTcttgcaggaaagaaattctgctttggTGCCTGATACCTCATGCTAAATTGTGGTCTTTATGGTCCCCAAAAAGTCTCTTTAAACATAGTTCTCACTAAAATTTTGGTAACATGTGGTGTGAGACCTGAATTGTAAGTAGGGAAGCCATAGGTTTCTTAGCTTACTCCATCTAAGCAAACCTAAACAAAGAAATAGACTGGGTTGGGGGGGAGGTGACTAGGTTGAAAGGAGGTGCTCTGGCTGTGGCGGAACCCATAAAAGTTAATGCCGTGCTTTGAAACTGGAATGCGGTAAAATGTCATGGCATGGTTGGGATGCTGGAGAACAAGCAGTGTTAGTGGCTTTGATTCTCTAAACACGGAAGTAGAGAAAGTGGCACACTATTTGCTTGTCTTCAAAAGTTCAGTTTATATTTGATtccagtgttttcctttttcaggagTCATAACACTTGGATGTTCTTGGATGTGAACCTGTGGTAGTTCTCATGCAAAAACTTGTTCGTGTTAGTTGATCTTAGGTCACTGTTCTcatgcattttcaaatgcaaatttgaAGTAGGACACTACTCAGTAAAAGGAGTACACTGCCACACTATTCTGGAATAGGATTGTGCAGAGGGGAATTAATGCATACCTACTGATGAAGGATAAGTCAGTTCTTGATTTGCATTATGATGACTTCTTCATGTGCTCATACttctatgcatttttaatgtgtaCAATGTTCAGGAAATTCTTTGTTCTACCTTAATTTAGCTTACAGGatatttttggtttgcttggaaaccttgtttgtttgttttttactctACTAAGACAAAACTGCAAGATCAAGAACAGTGATttatctaaattttttttctcccactggAAACTAAAGTTTTTTGTCCAGTTCTGTCATACTGCAGTACTTCTAATCATTTAGCTTAGTCTGTGCCTGTTTTAATACACTACAATTAACTTTCAGTATTGtagaagctgtttttttttcttaagtgcaTTTGTTGAAAATCTAGAAGATTAGCTTTTTCTAAACTGTATTTGCACACTTAGGCAGTTTTTGAAGTTGCCTGTAAATTTCAGCTTGTGAAATTCTGTTTCTCCATACATTTCATGACTAATGGTATGCATGTATTTTCTGAATGGTTTTCTGGAAGCCTGGCTTATATTAAGATACCTTCAGTGTATATTTGATAGATAAACATCATCTGTTGCAGGTGAATTAGTaggcttttttctccctgattttttcatagaggaaaaaattagaaatctattttaatacAGGTAGTGACTTGAATCAGTTTTAGACAAGAGTTCTTTGAGTGTACAAAACCATTTTAGAGAGAGTAGCCCAAGCTGTCAATTAGCAGTTTTCAAATGCTGAGAATTTTCTGTCGTTGGTGTTCTCTTTGAACTAGTCTAGTCTTACTGAGAGGCTGCACTGCAGAAATTTATGCAGCTCTGTACAAAATTTGTATTTCCAAATAAGTAAGGTAGCCTTACTGCTCAACCACCTATCTGTTGTTGAGAAAGAGGCAATCCAAAAGTATTGTCTAGCCTAGTGGCATTTGCgtattttcaaaatagaacTAAAGAGGGGGGAAGTAATTTGTTTCTCCTTCTATTACTGTATGAAATGGGTTTCCACTGCAGGCcccctcttttatttttcttaaaagctgtAGAGCTTGCGTGACAGGTGCAGGACTAACAGACTCCATactaattatttccttttatgttttccaaAAGGAGTGGCTTTCAAAAGGACACGGAGAATACAGAGAAATCCCAAGTGAGAGAGACTTTTTCCAAGAAgtcaaagaaagtaaaaacGTGGTTTGCCATTTCTATAGAGATACAACATTCAGGTATAGTAAATAAGCTATGCTCAAGAAACCTTTTGTTTACAGAGGTCTACAAAACTAGACatgttcttctgttctttcaaaTCCCACAAACAGGCATTTTTAGAAGTATTCaaattccttcattttccaaatCTTGCTCCCTTCTCAagacatttgattttttaaatatttttttccgTTCCAGTTAATCTGAACATGATTTGACAACGATTAATACTCTGTTACATAGTTGATTAGAATCTAAATGTATAACTTCTTTGACAATATTTGAGAGTGTGCTGTGTTTCATTATTGATTTAGTTTGAGGGAGCCAGGTCTGTAAACGTAGTGACCACACAggaacagcatttcaaaaagaTCACTGTGGTTATTCCAGACAGAGAGATTCTGGACAGTTCTGGCAAACGAAAATAAAAAACGTAAACAAAAACTTGTCTAGGCATCTTCAGAATTTAACCTTTTACTTTGAAAGGATCTGTGGATACCAGTtgcagctgctttccctttgTGCCTATGCCTTTGTGATTATGTCACTTTTTTAGGGTGTGAGAGACCTAGATCTGAGAATATGTCCTGACTCAGAATAGGAACCTAAAATAAGATCTCCCACTTCCTTGGAAGAATTTTGGAAGTTCTGGGTTGTAGGCTGTTCCTCAGAGGGTCTGTCTCAATGTCTTCTGTTAAAATGCAGTTGCAAAGTAGAGTAGTTTGTTGAAGGAGGTGCCAgttgtactggttttggttggttggttgtgttcccccccccccccccgcccccccccaaagtGTTATGTTCTCTCTAGCTTATAGAATATAAACTGAAACCTCAATGTGAGAAATTGAAAGAGGTCAAAGCTGGATTATGCAGTGAGGTATCTGCGTCCTACATTTTCTAAGTTAAATGTTTAAGtttcagaaatatctgaagTGGTTGTATTTGGCTAGCTTTTACTCAAAGAAGTTGAAAGACTGTCTCTGCAAATAAAGTAGCTTGGAACAGGTTTGGGTGGTTTGGTTCTTGTTTCTTGAACCAACAAAGTCTGTAGACTCGGACACTCTcagactttttcttttagagaaagTTCTTTGTAAAATGTGTCATGCTGACAACCAGCTTGAAGCTAGTGTGTCAGGTTTACCAACCACAGTATCAAGTTGCTTTCATCCTTGCCCACTCCAGCTTTTTTTGATCTGCTTGGCTCTCGTCTTGAGTTAAAGGAGAGTCACATCACAGAGTTCATGCAGCTAAGCCAAACCACTTAAAGAAGACAATCCAGCAAGTTGAGATTTCAGGTGACAGGTCCACAAATCTCTGCCATTTGACAAGTGTTTTGAGCAGTTCATGTTACTGTCCCTTAGCTGAGAAACAATAATTGTATGCTCACCTATTCCATTGcaacagaaaagtgaaatatttttgcctatAGCACTACTGAAGCAGTCTGTgcaaatcattttttttctgtacagtgaGTTACTGCATCTCAGTTGTGGAGGtagtgactgaaaaaaaccaaaacgcTGTAACATGTTGAGAGTACTTTTCTGAAGATGTGAAGTTCATTATAGAGAAATTTTTCCAGCTGACAGGCAGTGAAGCTAGAGCAGGAAGAATAGAAGTCAGAGGGAAATTTCATCAATAAATGCAGGCCTCAAGAAATGAGAGAGGCTTTCAGGTGTATGTGGGAGTAATTAGGAAGAAATTAGAGAAATGGATGCTGTAATTGTGCAATCAAGGTACTCCAGGCTGTTGTTCTGTTAATCATTAAATCCAGCTAcctttgaaatacagtttcttttgaaaCTAAATTCTTAATTACAAAGGTCATATCTGAGGAATTAACATGATAGAACTAGCTctttactgttctttttaaactttctctaaaatacatattcttcAGCTTACTGATTCTAACACTTTatgtattttgggtttttttcacaggtGCCAAATAATGGACAAACATTTGACTGTATTGGCAAAAAAGCACGTTGAGACAAAATTCTTGAAACTAAATGCTGAAAAATCTCCTTTCTTGTGCGAGAGACTGCGCATCAAAGTAATTCCCACTCTAGCACTAgtaaaagatggaaaaacacAAGACTATGTTGTGGGCTTTACTGATCTTGGTAACACTGATGACTTCACTACAGAGACCTTAGAATGGAGATTAGGCTGTGCAGACGTAATTAATTACAGGTAACTAATTGTTTtgtgattgttttattttcagatacagTGCAAGGAGAACACGCTTGCAGACAGGAGAATCTGTAAAAGTTTGTGACTTTGACTGATAAGTTGTATGCTTAAGACACATGAGAGTTTAATCCGGTTATTTAATCTGTGTACTTtggcaaaggaaagaagagagtgTCTCTTTGGCAAAGTATTGAGACATTATAATGAGCGTTACGTTGTCCTTTTTGTACAGGAACAAAAATAAGCAGAGTTCTTGCCGTGAGATGTATAGAGTAGCTACGCTGCTTCGCCTCTGAGTCATGCATCTAATGTAATCCTTTCTAAATCAGCTATAGATGCTTAGATGTCACAGTTGCAATGCAGTAGAGTTTGAGCATTTTTAATCCACTTCAGAGAAAACTCAGCAAGTCATCCTTAAA
Above is a genomic segment from Gymnogyps californianus isolate 813 chromosome 1, ASM1813914v2, whole genome shotgun sequence containing:
- the TXNDC9 gene encoding thioredoxin domain-containing protein 9 codes for the protein MAADTSVEILQKVLENEILQTTKVVEEHLDAEIQKLDQMDEDELECLKQRRLEALKKAQQQKQEWLSKGHGEYREIPSERDFFQEVKESKNVVCHFYRDTTFRCQIMDKHLTVLAKKHVETKFLKLNAEKSPFLCERLRIKVIPTLALVKDGKTQDYVVGFTDLGNTDDFTTETLEWRLGCADVINYSGNLMDPPFQSQKKFGTSFTKLDKKTIRGKKYDSDSDDD